The genomic window NNNNNNNNNNNNNNNNNNNNNNNNNNNNNAGTATAGAGGaggtgggaagggaggggaggggaggagggaaggaaggaaggacgtATGAGGAAAGGCAGGagacaagggaggagaggagggaaaggaggataGGAGAGTAACAAAAAAGTGTGTGGGCGGAGAGAATCAGtcctctccctttttgtcccagcctctgtctctctttctctcgtttcCGCGGCGGGGCGTGCATGCGATAACCCGCCACCGGTGACCTTGAACGACGTCATCCAGGACAATCATAACTTGCGTCGACTGTCCGCAGAGCGCCTCGCGGCTGAGCGGAGCAGCATGGAGGGGAGCTGACCCAAGCATATCTCTCAGGGAGATCTCCCTTCGCCCGCGGGCCCTTCCAGCGCTGCCAAAAGCATTAACTTCCCCCTCCGTTTGTATTGGATTTATTGTCCCACACGGCAAGCTGGTTCCATTCCTTCTCCTCAGACCCGCTGTGGGACATTTCTGCTTATTACCCTCAAAATAGTAATTAATAGATTGCTATTGATTCAGTCATAGACATGCTGTAGACTACACTGCCAACACTGTCTGGAATAATGGAGTGTTTTCCCGGGAGGAGATTTGGGagtgagggaaaagagagagacaaagatagagaatttgaaagagagaggcacagagagagagagagagagagagagagagagagagagagagagagagagagagagaacgagagagagagagagagagagagagagagaaagagaaacatggtcagagacacacacatagcggtagagagaaagagagagcgatagcaacagagagacgaagagagacacagctgaaggagagagagaaggagagacaaagagagagagagagacagagagagagaaggacatagAGATCCTCAAAGTCAGATTAAGCGGAGTCGAACCCATCTCATCATCTAATTGTTAACGATCTCAAAGAGACATCGAATCAGGGCGGCCATGTTTCttctgggggcggggggggggggggcagagacaaACATACAATGTAAGTGCCTATGGGGCATTGGTAATTACATCGCTGATGAATGAGAGCGAGGTCTAATTTGAGAATGGGGAGAGATCAGAGCCAATACGAGGCTGGGCCCGTGACCGGGCAGTGGGGACGGACCGCCCAGTCAGCATGGCTGCTCTTCGTCCTcctcagtcactcccctcccccctcacttcctgtctctcggaGTCGCCGCGCGGCTGGCCTGCGAGGCGCTTCCCCTCTCAGGTCTGGGCGTGAGCTCCACGTCCTTTTAGCAGCTCCGCAGGGGCGAGAAGAGCGGGGGGGAGAATGCCCTTGATGGATTTCGACCCCATTTTCAGAGGCGTACCATCCCTGGTTTAACAGCCAGACGCCCGTCTCtagaacacacagcacactgaaGCAATGGGCATGCTAAAACATTCATTAATAGAGCAAGTATCGAAGTAAACGACTGAGAGATCCTTGGTTTCTGGCGAAGAGACTTTCCTTATGACTTGAaccacagtacagtatgtgatgtgtgtataCGTATACAATGCTTGCCATGGACACCGACTGAAAGggagtttgtttgtttcttttgttttgtCCTCTATTCTTGTCAAACTTGGCAACCGCTGCATGAAACTGGAGAGTGCTGTACATTCAGACAGAATGTACTGGATCCCAAGGTAACGTCTTTTCTTGAAAAACTTCTCATACAGGAATTTGCTTTTGAGTGAACATTCAATAatgcccacccacacacacaacgctcgcacactctctctctctgcacgcacgcacgcatacgCGCGCCACGCACTCTgtctgcacgtacacacacacgcacgcctcgcacgcacactctcttcacacaccacacacacacgcaccgcgCTCCCATTCTCAGGCACAAACGTCACACGCTACGTTCCCACACTCTCCTACACAAACGCGCACGCTTAAACGGCGGGGAGCAACGGTTACCAGAAGTTGACGAGGAAAGGGTGCTCCAGGTTCTTCATGATCTGGAGCTCCTTGAAGACGTTCCTCACCTCGTTCCTCTCCACACACTTGAGCTTGTTCATGTACTTCATGGCGTACATCTTCTTGGTGTCCTTCTTCTGCACGATGCACACCTGTGGAGAACAAGCAGCCGTCCCAGTATCGGAAGACATCTTTATGCGTTTTAGGTAGACGTGATTTAGTGTCGTGTTTCCATCCGGCAGGGCGTCGGATGGAATGGATTTTTAACTGTACTATAAAGTCCACACGGGACCGGATTACGGTCGTCAAATGAGAGTGAATCTACTGACAGTTTCCATCACCGAAGCCATGATTAGATCTTATAAACGGAACGTCTGTGGAACACTCCGCTTTAATTTGAGGTTTCTTATCAGGAGCTGCGCCCAAGCACAGAGCTGTGTGCAAGACTAGGGTGTTCAATAACGTTATCACTACGTAGGCTTTAGAGTCCGGGCAGTAAAACTTACCTTTCCAAAGCTTCCTTTCCCTATAGCACGTAGAATCTGGAAGTGGTCAAAGTTGACTGTAGGGGAAAAGCACATGTATAATTAAATTGTCGTGAAAATATTGACAAAAATGTCATCAGGATATGAGTCTTTCTTTCTGAATGGGGGATTGTTTATAtcaagaagagcagagaaaacGATGAGGAGAAAAACTAACATTCAGCTGCATTTTGACCAAGAGTGATGGAGGGTGTTTATTTGAAGACAGGAGAAGGATCGAAACTGGAAGAGTCAGCCTAGCTGGGTAAGCCCTTCTGCTTAGCTCATTTCAGTTGTGCCACGATCACGTTTTTTGGCAGCACAGTCCACTGACTAAAGACATTTGCGAGCAGCACGCTACCTAGGTCATTTATAGAATATTCCGGAGGATGACAATAAGCTTTGACAAAAGGACATTTCAAAGACGTTGCATGTTTTTCTTCGGCGAAAGACATTCAGCTGACTTTcagcagtttctctctctctctctctctctctctctctctctctctctctctctctctctctctctctctctctctctctctctctctctctctctctcactttctttttctCGCTTTTAGAATTCACTCAAGGTCTGACCCAGGGTTCACCCTCTTATCTGACTAATACCAAAACAAGTACAGTCGAATTAGAGCCCGTTGCTGCCTCTGCTAGCCATGGCAACAGGGACAGAAGgttatccttctcttctcttcaccGTATCCCATGGTGCCGCCCACTGTATGGTcccccaccatcacacacacacacactcataaccaCACCAGGTTGAGGTGGCCCAGCCGAGCTGTGACACCTCACCTGCCCCTCCCTGATTGGATGAATGGGATGTGACAGTTAATGACATGCTCCGTTAGTCACGAATCAGCGAGGCTTCCTCGACTCGGTATCTGTGCTGGAGTGTTTACCTGACCTACTCGGAGGAGTACCATATGAGGACCTGTCTCTTGGTAAACAAGATTATTTCCCAGGGTGACTGAGAGATCCGGTTCTGATGGGTTTCTACAGAGGGGACAGCTGCGGTCTGGgatgagagagcagggatgagagagcagggatgagagagcagggatgagagagcagggatgagagggcagggatgagagagcagggatgagagggcaggtatgagagagcagggatgagagggcagggatgagagggcaggtatgagagggcagggatgagagggcagggatgagagggcaggtatgagagagcagggatgagagggcagggatgagagagcagggatgagagagcagggatgagagggcaggtaagagagagcagggatgagagagcagggatgagagagcagggatgagagagcagggatgagagggcagggatgagagggcaGGTAAGAGAGGGCAGGTAAGAGAGGGCAGGgatgagagagcagggatgagatggcagggatgagagggcaGGTATGAGAGGGCAGGTatgagagagcagggatgagagggcaGGTATGAGAGGGCAGGTatgagagagcagggatgagagggcagggatgagagagcagggatgagagagcagggatgagagggcaggtaagagagagcagggatgagagagcagggatgagagagcagggatgagagggcagggatgagagggcaggtaagagagggcagggatgagagggcagggatgagagagcagggaggagagagcagggatgagagggcaggtaagagagagcagggatgagagagcagggatgagagagcagggatgagagggcagggatgagagggcaggtaagagagggcagggatgagagagcagggatgagagagcagggatgagagggcaggtaagagagggcagggatgagagggcagggatgagaggtcagggatgagagagcagggatgagagagcagggatgagagggcagggatgagagggcaggtaagagagggcagggatgagagggcagggatgagaggtcagggatgagagagcagggatgagagggcagggatgagagggcaGGTAAGAGAGGGCAGGTAAGAGagggcagggatgagagggcagggatgagagggcagggatgagagggcaggtaagagagagcagggatgagagggcagggatgagagggcagggatgagaggggaagagCTGAGTCGTGTGTTTAGGCGTGGAGAGGGGGGCGGTGGGCAGGAGAGACCCTGGAGGAACGGTGAGGGGTAGAATGAACCAGGCTGCACAGACGGGGCAGAGCTGGACTCCAGTCTATCTAGAGGGAGCGCCACCTGAGCAGGTTTTTATAAGGGAAATGATCTACTTGCTAATATATCTGAACAATTTGCGCAACCTTTAAGCATTTCTTAGTGCTGTCCAACACCACCACTCTAATGGTTGCAGCACTCTTTctaccctgtctcctcccccccctctcctgttaTGGTCATAGACAGGAAGCTCTTGCTGGGAGAGCCCCAGTTGCCAGTCATGCGGTTGCTGTGGCGACAGAGTGAAACAGAAGCCATTGGGTCCCTGTGCAGGCGAAGCGTGAATAAGGCATGATCAGCTGCGAGGGAGCACAGCACACGCAACACGCATGATCCCCAACGGACATGTCCAAAGTCATGCCCAAACACTGCCGGTGACACACATGCCTTTGCGGatgtgatctctctctctctgtctctgtacacAGTATGTTTATAAACATATGAAGGCTAGCACCATCCCTTATATCGTATGTATATATTGGATGCGGTTTGATGCTATTCTTCATGCAACAACAAGGATTCCAGAGACAGAAGAACCAGAAACTAAACTGTGTCGTTCAGCCATTCATGCTCTGTAACTGATGGCCGCTTTAAAAGGTACCCTGAGCTGGTAAATAATGATGTCGTTTGTTATTTCTTACTTCACTCCTGTCATCGCTGTGTGGGTGCCTGTCGGTTGTAAACAGCCACACTCTATCCCCAATCCTGCCCCTAATGATCTACTAAAGCACTCGGAGCTATTGACGTGCTAAATCAACGTTTCTAGGActatccctcttctctctctctctctctctctctctctctctctctctctctctctctctctctctctctctctctctctctctctctctctctctctctctctctctctctctctctctctctctctctctctctctctctctctctctctctctctctctctctatctctctcctggaGTCCTATTCCCAGGGGTCTCAGCAGCAAATATAGGGCACCAGCAACAAATAATAGCATTGCTGCAATGTCAATGCCACAACAATGTCAAGGAGCACTCCAGTTGTACTGACCTGACAACTGTCCATGTCACAATCTGGGACTTCAAATCTCAGAAGCAATGACCCTGCTCAGTGTGACTTTG from Osmerus eperlanus chromosome 19, fOsmEpe2.1, whole genome shotgun sequence includes these protein-coding regions:
- the stk32a gene encoding serine/threonine-protein kinase 32A yields the protein MGLGQSSKAPVGDDTAEVNFDHFQILRAIGKGSFGKVCIVQKKDTKKMYAMKYMNKLKCVERNEVRNVFKELQIMKNLEHPFLVNFW